The genomic region TATTTTTGAACAATTCGGAGAACAAATTTCAGCCGTTATTGTCGAGCCAGTTGCCGGAAATATGGGAGTCGTGCCGCCAAAACCTGGATTTCTTCAATTGTTACGTGAAATTACTAAACAGTACGGTAGCTTGCTTATCTTTGATGAAGTAATGACTGGTTTTCGCGTAGACTATCATGGGGCACAGAGCCTGTACGGAGTCATTCCTGATATTACTTGTTTGGGAAAAATCATCGGAGGAGGATTACCTGTAGGCGCTTATGGAGGCAAACGCGAAATCATGGAGCAGATAGCCCCTGTCGGACCGATTTATCAAGCAGGAACATTATCGGGGAATCCACTTGCCATGTCAGCTGGATATAAAACCCTTCAGTTATTGGAGAAGAGTGAAATCTATGATGAGTTGGAAAGAAAAGCAGCAAGATTAGAAGAAGGTTTCAAACAAAACGCGGAATTGACAAATGTGCCATTAAAGATTAATAGGGTAGGCTCTATGCTTTCTACCTTTTTTACAGAACAAGAGGTTGTTGATTATGAAACAGCTAAGAGTTCAGATATGCAAGTTTTTAAAAAATATTATACGAGTATGCTGAATTTAGGGATTTTGACTGCCCCTACACCCTATGAGGTGATGTTCATATCGGCAGCACATTCCGATGAAGATATTGAAGATACAATCAAGGCTCATTATCAAGCACTTAGTAACGTCAAAAGTATAGGGTGAGGAATAATAATGGAATCAATCAATATACGAAAACAGTTCCCGATATTGAATCAAAAGATTCATGGGCATCCGCTAGTTTATTTGGATAACGCAGCGACAACACAGAAACCGCTTCAAGTCATTGAATCATTGCGACAATACTATGTACAAGATAATGCTAATGTACACAGAGGAGTGCATACATTAAGTTCACGTGCTACAGATGCTTATGAAGGAGCACGGAGAATAGTAGCCAATTTTCTTAATGCAAAGACGGAAAAAGAAGTTATCTTCACTCGTGGCACGACATCCTCTATAAATCTAGTAGCTAGTAGTTATGCGCGGGCTGTCTGCAAGGAAGGGGATGAAATTGTGATTTCCGAAATGGAACATCACAGTAATTTGCTACCTTGGCTACAAGTAGCAAAAGCAACGAAAGCTAAGTTGAAATATATCCCACTACAAAATGACGGAACATTTTCTATTGGAGATGCCGAGAAAGTAATTACATCCCATACGAAAGTTGTAGCCGTTTCGCATGTTTCTAATGTATTGGGAATTGCTAACCCAGTGAAACAAATGGCTGCAATTGCTCATAAACATGGTGCTGTCCTCATAGTGGATGGTGCACAAAGTGTCCCTCATATTAAGGTGGATGTTCAGGATTTGGGCTGCGATTTCTATGCCTTTTCAGGTCATAAGATGTGTGGACCAACTGGTATTGGAGTGTTGTATGGTAAAAAGAAATTGCTTGAGAAGATGGAACCAATTGAATTTGGAGGAGAGATGATTGATTATGTTGATTTATATAATGCATCTTGGAAAGAATCGCCGTGGAAATTTGAAGGAGGAACTCCAATTATCGCAGGTGCAATTGGTTTAGCTGCAGCTATTGACTTTCTAGAAGGAATAGGAATAGATGCGATAGAAAAGCATGATAAACAATTAACTAGCTATGCGGTGGGACAAATGAAACAAATTGAAGATGTGACAATGTATGGACCTGATGATGGGCGTTTAGGGTTGGTTACGTTTAATTTAGGAAATGTACATTCGCATGATTTAGCTACGGTTCTTGATACTTATGGTATAGCAATACGCGCTGGGCATCATTGCTGCCAACCGTTAATGCGACACTTTGGAGCTAGTGCTACTGCACGTGCCAGCTTTTACTTATACAATACGGAAGAAGATGTCGACCGCTTCATTTTAGCACTAAAGAAAACAAAAGAGTTTTTTAAAAGGTAATTTTATTTAAATAGCAGCGTAAATATACTCTATTTCGATGGATGGGTAAACGCTTGGTCACAAATGAAAGGCAAAGAAAATTTAGATTTATAAACAAGAGGGGATTTGATTATATGTGGGTGCCTAGAACTTTTCAATAGCGGGTTCTGAGGCAAGGGGAGGTGCTGGGATTTAAGCTAATTTAAAAACTTTCTAGGAAAAATGGGTGCTTGGTCTAAGCTCTACCACTAGTATAGTTGTGCACCATCCATATACGACGCAAAATATATTTCTTATACAATTAAATGATATTGAAGCACAGGTATATACAGCGCTTGGGAGATAAGTATTGTAGTGTTTGCCAGACCAATTCGGCACTTACATGATATAAGAGGGCTTGATTTCTTAATTGGTATTGAATGCCAAGAAGCGATTGCCTCAATAATTCAAAAGTTGCTGCAACAACGACAATTAGTGATAACTAAGAGAACCTATGTAATCATCCTGGCATCAAGTTTATTAATTATGAAAGAAGAAATTGACCAAGCCGTTAATCCCATTAAATTTGTACTAAAAAATATTGAAAACATAAAGATTATTCCTGATAATTTTCTAGTTAAAGCGTTCATCTTTAATTGTGTTAATCAATTGTTCCATAAAAACACGACTAGCAGCACATAAATGTTTGTTCTTGCGATAGGCGATGCCAATCTGTGTAGTGATTACCGGATCTTGAATAGGAATCGTTTTAATATGAATATTATCAATATAATCTAGGTAAGCCTTTGGTAGTATCGTAACGCCAACGCCTTTACTTACCATTTGAATGATAGATTCCATTGTCGTCATTTCAAGCACAGTTTTGGGTGTGAAATTCATTAAGCGGCACTGTTCGTTCACAACTTGTCGTAGAAAATAGGTTTCAGGCAATAAAATAGATGGTATCTCCTTTAAAACTTGAAGTGATACACATTGCTCTTTTGCAATGAAATGATCTATAGGTGCAGCAAAAGCAAGATTTTCTTTATAGAGAGGAATACCTTCTAGGTCTTCATGTTCCAATGGTAAAAAAACGATACCCAAATCCAATTCATTTTGTAAAAGTCCTTTGTAAATATCTCCGGTCCGTAGT from Metasolibacillus fluoroglycofenilyticus harbors:
- the hemL gene encoding glutamate-1-semialdehyde 2,1-aminomutase, with product MNIKRVDSYSKALFEQAKNVIPGGVNSPVRAFSLVDSLPVFIKKGQGSHIVDVDGNKYIDYICSWGPLILGHTHPAVEKEIQKAVSDGSSFGLSTEIEVKMARLICEIVPSIEMVRMVNSGTEAVMSALRLARGYTKRQKIVKFQGGYHGHADALLIKAGSGVATLGLPDSPGVSNNVAADTITLPYNDMESIHHIFEQFGEQISAVIVEPVAGNMGVVPPKPGFLQLLREITKQYGSLLIFDEVMTGFRVDYHGAQSLYGVIPDITCLGKIIGGGLPVGAYGGKREIMEQIAPVGPIYQAGTLSGNPLAMSAGYKTLQLLEKSEIYDELERKAARLEEGFKQNAELTNVPLKINRVGSMLSTFFTEQEVVDYETAKSSDMQVFKKYYTSMLNLGILTAPTPYEVMFISAAHSDEDIEDTIKAHYQALSNVKSIG
- a CDS encoding cysteine desulfurase, yielding MESINIRKQFPILNQKIHGHPLVYLDNAATTQKPLQVIESLRQYYVQDNANVHRGVHTLSSRATDAYEGARRIVANFLNAKTEKEVIFTRGTTSSINLVASSYARAVCKEGDEIVISEMEHHSNLLPWLQVAKATKAKLKYIPLQNDGTFSIGDAEKVITSHTKVVAVSHVSNVLGIANPVKQMAAIAHKHGAVLIVDGAQSVPHIKVDVQDLGCDFYAFSGHKMCGPTGIGVLYGKKKLLEKMEPIEFGGEMIDYVDLYNASWKESPWKFEGGTPIIAGAIGLAAAIDFLEGIGIDAIEKHDKQLTSYAVGQMKQIEDVTMYGPDDGRLGLVTFNLGNVHSHDLATVLDTYGIAIRAGHHCCQPLMRHFGASATARASFYLYNTEEDVDRFILALKKTKEFFKR
- a CDS encoding LysR family transcriptional regulator; its protein translation is MELRQLEYFIVLCQELHFTRAAEKLGIAQPSLSQQISLLEHEVGMPLFDRIGKKNILTDAGKTLLHHSYNVFHEISQARAAISELQGLERGTLKIGSLLTVVNYLLPPTVIRFHNAYPNIELSVQGLRTGDIYKGLLQNELDLGIVFLPLEHEDLEGIPLYKENLAFAAPIDHFIAKEQCVSLQVLKEIPSILLPETYFLRQVVNEQCRLMNFTPKTVLEMTTMESIIQMVSKGVGVTILPKAYLDYIDNIHIKTIPIQDPVITTQIGIAYRKNKHLCAASRVFMEQLINTIKDERFN